GTGGGCATGAGTGTGCTGCTGGCCGTTCTCGGCGGAACCTCAGCCTGGTACGTGCAGCGGCAGCAAGTCACGGCATCCGATTCGATTGCGCGTGAAGTGCATGGCCTGGTGGCGATCCACAATCTCTACATTGTGATTCGCGAGGTTCGTTACCAACTGAATCAGTACTTGCGGTTTAGCGACGACGGGCGCCTGGACGAGATTGCCGGGCTCGATGGCCAGGTCGTGCAAATGCTCAAGGAGTCTCAGCAACTCTCCGACAAACCAATGCAGCGAGCCCAACTCCAAAAGGTGGCGGAGGGATACCAACTTTTTGCACAGGAGCTTGCCGCAGCCCGCAAACTGCCTGCGGACGGTCGCCACGCGATCTTGGACAAATGGGCGAATACCCAGATCAACGAATTAATTCTCAATCCGGCTCAACAATGCGTGCTACTGAACGAGAAAATAGTGACCAGCACGAATGAAGTGAATCGTCGCACTTCAAATCAGCTGACGCAAGTGTTTCTGTTTCTGGGCATTGCTGGCAGCGTTGCGGGGGTCTTAATGGGGCTGACGATTGCTCGCCGCCTGCAACGATCGCTGCAAGAGCTACACGGTTTTGTCGCGGGAGCGGCGGGACGATTAGAGGGACTGTCGGAACCGTTTCCTGCGCCCCCCACCGGTGAACTGATTGAGCTACGCCTGGGGGCCAAATCACTCGAACGCAGGGCCATTCAAGTGGTCGAGCAACTGCAGCAGCGCGAAATCGAAGTCCTCCGCAACGAGCAATTGGCTGCCGTCGGTCAACTGGCGGCCGGTCTGGCTCACGAACTGCGTAATCCGCTGATGCCGATGAAAATGCTTGTACAGGCGGCACTTTCCGGGCCAGCCAACAGTGGGCTCCAGGGCAGGCAACTGCAAATTTTGGAAGAAGAAATCTCGCGGATGGAGACGTCGATTCAATCGTTTCTCGATTTTGCCCGACCTCCCTCGATCGACAAACGCCGCACCGATCTCCGGCCGATCGTGGAACAGACGATCGAATTGATTTCTGGACGCGCGGCCGAGCAAAACATTGCCATTGAATGCGAGGTTCCTAAAATCCCCTGTGAACTCGAACTCGATCCGACCCAGATCAAGCAAGTGCTGCTGAATCTGTTGCTCAATGCGATGGACGAACTCGGCTCACATGGCAAGATTCGCGTCAGTGTCGAACTCGGTACTCCCTACGTCGAAGTCAACGATGGCGACGGACCAGTTGCCACGGCAGCCGGGGTGCGATTGGTGATTGCCGATAATGGCCCAGGGATTGCGCCGGACCTGCTTGACAAAATCTTCGACCCCTTCGTAAGTCACAAAGAATCGGGAACGGGCCTGGGTCTGACCATTTGCCGGCGTATCGTGGCTGGTCACGGCGGGCAAATCGTTGCCGCCAATTGCCCGGAGCGCGGTGCTGAGTTCCGGATTTGGCTCCCCGCCTAATGAATTGAAGTGAGCAACTTCGCTGTGAAGTGAAAGCCTAAGAACATGACAGCTCAACTGCTGGTGGTAGATGACGAGCCCAACATCTTGTTTTCGATCGAGCATTGCTTGAAATCGAACGATTTGCGGGTGATCACTGCCGGCACGGCGGTTAAAGGAATTGAGATTGTCCGCAAGGAGCGGCCCGATGCGGTACTGCTCGATATTCGCCTGCCGGATATGAACGGTCTCGATGCCTATTTGGAAATGCGCCGGCTCGATGCGAGCGTTCCTATCGTCCTTATGACCGCGTTTGCAAAAACGGCCACCGCCATCGAAGCAATGAGCCGCGGCGCATTCGACTATCTGATCAAGCCCGTCGATCTGGCCAATCTGAAAACCGTAATTGCCAAGGCACTCACCGTTAGCCGGTTGAATCGAGTCCCCGCTGTGCTGCCGACCGAGCACGAGTCGCTCGAACAGGCAGACCAGATTCTCGGTCGCAGTCCGCAGATGCAGGAAGTCTATAAAGCCATCGGTCGGATTGCGCAGCAAGATGCACCGGTGCTGATTCTGGGTGAAAGTGGCACGGGTAAAGAACTCATCGCCCGCGCGGTGTTTCATTACAGTCGCCGCAAAGACCGTCCATTCCTGGCCATGAACTGCGCCGCACTTCCAGAAACACTGCTGGAAAGTGAGTTGTTCGGTCATGAAAAGGGGGCTTTCACCGGTGCCGATTCGCGACGCATCGGTAAGTTCGAGCAGGTAAACGGCGGTACGCTCTTTCTTGACGAGATTGGCGACATGAGTCTGACGACGCAAGCCAAAGCGCTGCGCCTCTTGCAGGAACAGCAGTTTGAGCGGCTCGGCGGCAATGCAACGGTAAAGACTGACGTACGCATCATCGCAGCCACCAATCAGGATTTACCGCGGCGTGTCGCGTCGGGACTGTTCCGGCTCGATCTGTACTACCGTTTGAATGGATTTACGATCTCGCTGCCGCCGCTCCGCGAGCGCGCCACCGATATTCCGCTCCTCACCGATCACTTCCTGCGTCAAATGAGCACCGACTTGAACAAGCCAGTGCGCGGTGTCTCTGTCGAAGCTCGGCAAGTGCTGCAAGAACACGCCTGGCCTGGCAACGTGCGTGAACTGCAAAGTGCAGTCCGTTATGGAGTGCTGCAAGCTGCCGGCAATACTATCGAGGTCAGCGATCTGCCGGCCTCGTTGCGCCTGATTGGCAAGAGAAACGGCCTGTCCAGCGGCGAGCAACCAACAAGCTATGATCTCTCAGCGCGCGTGCGGCAACTGCTGGCGGCCGGCGATCGAGATCTCTATCGGCGACTTCAGAATGAGTTCGATGATGTGCTATTGAAACTGGTCTGGCAGGAGTCTGGAGGGAATCAGGTTCGCATGGCTGAGATCCTGGGCATCTCGCGAATGACGCTGCGCAGCAAACTCAGGGCGTGCGGACTACTGGGGGACGATGCCAACTAAATGCAGCAAATTCCGCCAATCTGTTGAAC
Above is a window of Anatilimnocola aggregata DNA encoding:
- a CDS encoding sensor histidine kinase, whose product is MMKRIELMKFMAPLVGMSVLLAVLGGTSAWYVQRQQVTASDSIAREVHGLVAIHNLYIVIREVRYQLNQYLRFSDDGRLDEIAGLDGQVVQMLKESQQLSDKPMQRAQLQKVAEGYQLFAQELAAARKLPADGRHAILDKWANTQINELILNPAQQCVLLNEKIVTSTNEVNRRTSNQLTQVFLFLGIAGSVAGVLMGLTIARRLQRSLQELHGFVAGAAGRLEGLSEPFPAPPTGELIELRLGAKSLERRAIQVVEQLQQREIEVLRNEQLAAVGQLAAGLAHELRNPLMPMKMLVQAALSGPANSGLQGRQLQILEEEISRMETSIQSFLDFARPPSIDKRRTDLRPIVEQTIELISGRAAEQNIAIECEVPKIPCELELDPTQIKQVLLNLLLNAMDELGSHGKIRVSVELGTPYVEVNDGDGPVATAAGVRLVIADNGPGIAPDLLDKIFDPFVSHKESGTGLGLTICRRIVAGHGGQIVAANCPERGAEFRIWLPA
- a CDS encoding sigma-54-dependent transcriptional regulator; this translates as MTAQLLVVDDEPNILFSIEHCLKSNDLRVITAGTAVKGIEIVRKERPDAVLLDIRLPDMNGLDAYLEMRRLDASVPIVLMTAFAKTATAIEAMSRGAFDYLIKPVDLANLKTVIAKALTVSRLNRVPAVLPTEHESLEQADQILGRSPQMQEVYKAIGRIAQQDAPVLILGESGTGKELIARAVFHYSRRKDRPFLAMNCAALPETLLESELFGHEKGAFTGADSRRIGKFEQVNGGTLFLDEIGDMSLTTQAKALRLLQEQQFERLGGNATVKTDVRIIAATNQDLPRRVASGLFRLDLYYRLNGFTISLPPLRERATDIPLLTDHFLRQMSTDLNKPVRGVSVEARQVLQEHAWPGNVRELQSAVRYGVLQAAGNTIEVSDLPASLRLIGKRNGLSSGEQPTSYDLSARVRQLLAAGDRDLYRRLQNEFDDVLLKLVWQESGGNQVRMAEILGISRMTLRSKLRACGLLGDDAN